A genomic segment from Legionella micdadei encodes:
- a CDS encoding aspartate-semialdehyde dehydrogenase, translating to MNRRLNIAIVGATGAVGETLLNVLEERDFPVDKIYPLASHRSVGNTVTFNKSELDVLDLADFDFSKADIALFSAGGAVSKEYAPIAAKAGCIVVDNTSCFRYDNDIPLVVPEVNPHRIAEYKNRGIIANPNCSTIQMVVALKPLHDAVGISRINVATYQAVSGTGKKAIAELVSQTGELLNGRPARHSVYPYQIAFNVLPHIDEFQENGYTREEMKMVWETKKIMEDESILVNPTTVRVPVLYGHSEAIHLELKAPMTVEEARNLLSKAPGVKLIDNTAKLQYPTPITHAIGHDEVFVGRIRKDISHPNGLNLWVVADNIRKGAATNAVQIAEILQREYL from the coding sequence ATGAACAGACGACTCAATATTGCAATTGTTGGAGCAACTGGTGCAGTGGGTGAAACCCTGCTTAACGTATTGGAAGAGCGGGATTTCCCTGTCGATAAGATTTATCCTCTCGCCAGTCACCGCTCAGTTGGCAATACAGTGACATTTAATAAAAGCGAATTGGATGTGCTTGATTTAGCTGACTTTGATTTCAGCAAGGCAGATATTGCTCTATTTTCCGCAGGCGGAGCTGTATCTAAAGAGTACGCACCTATAGCAGCTAAGGCCGGTTGTATTGTGGTCGATAATACATCTTGCTTTCGCTATGACAATGATATTCCACTCGTTGTTCCAGAAGTTAACCCCCACCGAATTGCAGAATACAAAAATCGCGGCATTATTGCTAACCCGAATTGCTCTACTATACAAATGGTCGTCGCTTTAAAACCCCTACATGATGCAGTAGGAATCAGCCGTATCAATGTTGCAACGTATCAAGCGGTTTCCGGAACGGGTAAAAAAGCAATTGCTGAACTAGTTTCGCAAACGGGTGAATTGCTAAATGGTCGTCCGGCACGTCATTCCGTTTATCCATATCAAATTGCGTTTAATGTTTTACCCCATATCGATGAATTTCAAGAGAATGGTTACACCCGTGAAGAAATGAAGATGGTATGGGAAACAAAAAAAATCATGGAAGACGAATCGATTCTCGTGAATCCAACGACAGTACGTGTTCCAGTGCTTTATGGGCATTCTGAGGCCATTCATCTTGAATTAAAGGCGCCAATGACTGTAGAAGAAGCACGCAATTTGCTTTCAAAGGCGCCAGGAGTTAAATTAATAGATAATACGGCCAAATTGCAGTATCCAACACCAATTACTCATGCAATTGGCCATGATGAAGTTTTTGTCGGCCGCATTCGCAAAGACATTTCTCATCCCAATGGATTAAATTTATGGGTCGTTGCAGACAATATCCGTAAAGGAGCAGCGACAAATGCTGTGCAAATTGCAGAAATTCTGCAGCGTGAGTATTTATAA
- the aroC gene encoding chorismate synthase, which translates to MSGNTFGKLFTVTTFGESHGTALGCIVDGCPPGMALSEEDIQPFLDKRKPGQSKYTTQRREEDKVEILSGVFEGLTTGTPIALLIKNSDQRSSDYESIKTIFRPGHADFTYQHKYGLRDYRGGGRSSARETVARVAAGAIARLYLQRVLGIDILGYLQQMGTLTLDFVDEAEIGNNPFFCPNQHQIQDLAAYIDQLRRQGDSVGARVTVIARGVPIGLGDPVFDKLDATLAYALMSINAVKGVEIGAGFAAVAQLGSEHRDEMTREGFLSNNAGGVLGGISTGQPVVVSIALKPTSSIVKPGKSINTEGEEVTVVTKGRHDPCVGIRAVPIAEAMMALVLLDHYLRHKAQNR; encoded by the coding sequence ATGAGTGGGAATACATTTGGAAAATTATTTACTGTAACAACTTTCGGTGAAAGTCATGGGACTGCACTGGGCTGTATAGTAGATGGTTGTCCTCCTGGTATGGCCTTATCGGAAGAAGACATCCAGCCATTCCTCGATAAGCGCAAACCTGGTCAGTCAAAATACACTACGCAAAGGCGTGAGGAAGATAAAGTCGAAATTCTTTCTGGGGTATTTGAGGGCTTAACCACGGGGACACCCATCGCATTACTGATTAAAAACAGCGATCAACGCTCGAGCGATTACGAGTCCATTAAGACCATTTTTCGCCCCGGGCATGCAGATTTTACCTATCAGCATAAATACGGACTTCGTGATTATCGTGGGGGGGGGCGGTCTTCGGCGCGAGAAACCGTGGCCAGAGTTGCTGCAGGTGCCATTGCCCGCCTTTATTTACAACGGGTCCTAGGCATTGATATTTTGGGTTATTTGCAGCAAATGGGTACTCTCACTTTGGATTTTGTTGATGAAGCAGAAATAGGTAATAACCCTTTTTTCTGTCCTAATCAGCATCAAATCCAAGATTTAGCTGCCTATATTGATCAATTGCGGCGCCAAGGTGATTCAGTGGGAGCCCGGGTAACAGTGATAGCGCGAGGCGTGCCAATCGGATTGGGTGATCCGGTTTTTGATAAACTAGATGCCACTTTGGCTTATGCGTTGATGTCGATTAATGCTGTAAAAGGTGTGGAGATTGGCGCCGGATTTGCGGCAGTTGCGCAATTAGGAAGTGAGCATCGCGATGAAATGACTCGGGAAGGGTTCCTTAGCAATAATGCAGGTGGGGTTCTCGGTGGAATTTCTACGGGACAACCTGTAGTTGTAAGCATTGCTTTGAAGCCTACGTCTAGTATCGTTAAGCCGGGTAAGTCAATTAATACCGAAGGTGAAGAGGTTACAGTGGTCACAAAAGGCCGTCATGACCCTTGTGTAGGCATTCGTGCAGTGCCTATTGCTGAAGCTATGATGGCTTTGGTGTTGCTCGATCATTATTTGCGCCATAAAGCGCAAAATAGGTAG
- the prmB gene encoding 50S ribosomal protein L3 N(5)-glutamine methyltransferase, translating to MNDTYATLTAHFETIVDFLRFGVSQAHASNLFYGHGTDNAWDDMLALILGSLSLPLDCDPLLLQARLTSVEKQMLVNRLSRRIIEKIPVPYLTNEAYFCDLAFYVDERVLIPRSPIAELIKQQFSPWIDTDRVENILDMCTGSACIAIACHYAFPDALIDAVDISTSALEVAAINRERHGLQDILTLIESDCWVHVPKKQYDLIVANPPYVGSEEMQTLPKEYLHEPRLALETDNNGLAIVEKILAKAHDYLSEHGILVVEVGNSEEALVEAFPQVPFTWLDFEYGGHGVFLLTYQQLKAHFAP from the coding sequence ATGAATGACACCTACGCAACATTAACAGCTCATTTTGAAACCATTGTTGATTTTCTCCGGTTTGGTGTAAGTCAAGCGCATGCATCAAATCTTTTCTATGGTCATGGAACCGATAATGCTTGGGATGATATGTTAGCATTGATTTTGGGAAGCTTATCTTTGCCTCTCGATTGCGATCCCTTGCTCTTACAAGCCCGTTTGACTTCTGTGGAGAAGCAAATGTTAGTCAATCGATTATCACGCCGGATTATTGAAAAGATTCCAGTGCCTTATCTTACTAATGAAGCGTATTTTTGTGATCTTGCTTTCTATGTGGATGAAAGGGTCTTAATTCCCCGATCGCCTATTGCTGAGCTTATCAAACAGCAGTTTTCTCCTTGGATAGACACAGATAGGGTGGAAAACATTCTCGATATGTGTACAGGTAGTGCTTGTATTGCTATTGCTTGTCACTATGCTTTTCCTGATGCGCTGATTGATGCGGTGGATATCTCCACCAGTGCTTTAGAGGTTGCGGCCATTAATCGGGAGCGCCACGGACTGCAAGATATTCTCACACTTATTGAATCTGATTGTTGGGTTCATGTACCTAAGAAGCAGTATGATTTAATAGTCGCTAATCCTCCTTATGTCGGTTCGGAAGAAATGCAGACTTTGCCTAAGGAGTATCTCCATGAGCCTCGTCTTGCTTTGGAAACAGATAATAATGGTTTAGCCATTGTTGAAAAAATTCTTGCAAAAGCCCATGATTACTTATCAGAGCATGGCATTTTGGTCGTTGAAGTGGGTAACAGTGAAGAGGCGCTTGTTGAGGCTTTCCCACAAGTTCCTTTTACTTGGCTTGACTTCGAATATGGCGGACACGGGGTATTTTTGTTGACGTACCAACAATTAAAAGCGCATTTTGCGCCTTAA
- a CDS encoding Smr/MutS family protein, with the protein MSDDSLSEEDKALFRKMMSDVKPLKKNDKISLVSTTVKNRKRESVTVTKTTTVYLSDYYAEEVQANTILSYTSSPLPNKRLRELKTGKIPWQAKLDLHGLKPDDAKEALVKFIGQQFALAHRSLLIIHGKGSHKGEAPVLKNLVNRWLTQFPQVLAFHSALARDGGEGALYVLLKRQKEETN; encoded by the coding sequence ATGTCTGATGATTCTTTGTCTGAAGAAGACAAAGCTTTATTTCGTAAAATGATGAGCGATGTAAAGCCGCTAAAAAAAAACGATAAGATTAGCTTAGTGTCTACAACAGTCAAAAACCGTAAGCGGGAAAGCGTTACTGTAACCAAAACAACTACAGTTTATCTTTCTGATTATTATGCTGAGGAAGTCCAAGCGAACACAATATTGTCTTATACTAGTTCTCCTCTTCCTAATAAACGGTTAAGGGAATTAAAAACAGGGAAAATTCCTTGGCAGGCAAAATTGGACTTACACGGCTTAAAACCGGATGATGCAAAGGAAGCATTGGTTAAATTTATTGGGCAGCAATTTGCATTAGCCCATAGGAGCCTTTTAATTATTCATGGTAAAGGCAGTCATAAAGGTGAAGCACCTGTGTTAAAAAACCTGGTTAATCGATGGCTCACCCAATTTCCACAGGTTTTAGCTTTTCACAGTGCTTTAGCACGTGACGGCGGTGAAGGTGCTTTATATGTTCTTCTTAAGCGGCAAAAAGAAGAAACGAATTGA
- the udk gene encoding uridine kinase: protein MNKQTIIIGISGPSASGKSLLANTIVTELGSEQVVVISEDAYYKDNSHLPFTEREKINYDHPDAFDHALLCDHLRKLQQGDSVEIPIYSHSKHIRLSETRRVGQHAIIVLEGILLFTDRALREIMDIRIFMSTPLDVCLTRRLKRDVVERQRSFESVVHQYETTVRPMYLQFIEPSSRYADIIVPRGGENRIAIDMIQAKMRELLAQHKNG from the coding sequence ATGAACAAACAAACAATTATTATCGGGATTTCTGGTCCTTCTGCTTCTGGGAAAAGTCTTCTAGCTAACACAATTGTTACCGAATTGGGTTCTGAACAAGTCGTTGTCATCTCGGAAGATGCTTATTATAAAGACAATAGTCATCTCCCTTTCACTGAAAGAGAGAAAATTAACTACGACCATCCTGATGCATTTGATCATGCACTCCTTTGTGACCATCTGCGTAAACTGCAACAAGGGGATTCGGTTGAGATTCCTATCTACTCCCATTCAAAGCATATCCGCCTATCCGAAACCCGTCGTGTAGGCCAGCATGCCATTATAGTACTTGAAGGGATTCTGTTATTCACGGACAGAGCATTGCGTGAAATCATGGACATCCGTATCTTTATGTCTACGCCGTTGGATGTCTGTTTAACTCGCCGCTTGAAACGAGATGTCGTTGAACGCCAGCGTTCCTTTGAATCCGTTGTCCATCAATATGAAACAACTGTCAGACCAATGTACTTACAATTCATTGAGCCTTCCAGTCGTTATGCAGACATCATTGTTCCGCGAGGTGGAGAAAATCGTATTGCCATTGATATGATTCAAGCTAAAATGCGTGAGTTACTCGCGCAGCATAAAAACGGTTAG
- a CDS encoding enoyl-ACP reductase FabI, which yields MGFLSGKKALIVGLASNRSIAYGIAKAFHEQGAELAFTYQNEKLQGRVESMAAEFNSNLTFPCDVASDVDIQAVFEQLGSHWNKLDILIHSVAFAPADQISGDFIDSVHREGFHIAHDISAYSLIGLAKAALPLMQDTQGSILTLSYYGAEKAVPNYNVMGIAKASLEASVRYLAASLGPRGIRVNAISAGPIKTLAAAGIKDFRKMQTAYANTTPMKRNVTAEEVGNTAAFLCSDLASGITAEVVHVDAGYHAVAMSDLGKMD from the coding sequence ATGGGATTTTTAAGCGGAAAGAAAGCACTGATTGTTGGCCTAGCAAGCAATCGCTCTATAGCCTATGGCATTGCTAAAGCATTTCACGAGCAAGGCGCCGAACTGGCTTTCACTTACCAAAATGAAAAATTACAAGGCCGCGTCGAATCGATGGCCGCCGAATTTAATTCCAACTTAACATTTCCTTGCGATGTCGCCAGCGATGTTGATATTCAAGCTGTTTTTGAACAATTGGGGAGCCATTGGAATAAATTGGATATTCTTATTCATTCCGTTGCTTTCGCCCCGGCTGACCAAATTAGTGGTGATTTTATTGATAGTGTGCATCGCGAGGGTTTCCATATTGCGCATGACATCAGTGCCTACAGCTTAATCGGCCTTGCTAAAGCTGCCCTACCCCTGATGCAAGATACACAAGGATCAATTTTAACACTTAGCTATTATGGCGCTGAAAAGGCAGTACCTAATTACAATGTCATGGGTATTGCCAAAGCCAGTTTAGAGGCGTCTGTACGCTATTTGGCTGCAAGCTTAGGTCCTCGTGGGATTCGCGTCAACGCAATATCCGCAGGCCCAATTAAAACCTTGGCAGCTGCAGGCATTAAGGATTTCCGTAAAATGCAAACTGCCTATGCCAACACTACTCCTATGAAGCGTAATGTCACCGCGGAAGAAGTGGGTAATACTGCCGCTTTCCTCTGCTCCGACTTAGCTTCAGGAATTACTGCGGAAGTGGTTCACGTGGATGCCGGTTATCATGCTGTGGCAATGTCCGATTTGGGGAAGATGGATTAA
- a CDS encoding SurA N-terminal domain-containing protein — MLQKLNERIQGIIAWVVIILIAVTFTLFGVDYYMQFHQASDVEVDVNGHPITKQVFEVNYRRIRQQRDPSQLTAASESALRKQVLTAMITNEVSVQAARNAGFEVSKEQADAAILSIPQFQQDGHFSPERYQQALSGAMFTPESFQNEVRQGMLLNQQRFAFIGTAFALPNEIKRFVKLYMQTRDYDYLEIPASLFMKNNQISDAAINDYYQHHQKEFLSPEKVSIDYVRLSTQQIKDKIQITPDDIKRYYDENKDNYLTPAQWQVAHILFAVPEDASDETQNQIKQKADETYQALQKNPTQFNEFVKTNSDDKLSIANQGLLPWLVAGQSGFDKTLANLTQPGQISPPVKSPHGYEIFKLVAYKPATVKPLAEVEFSIKEQLLADLAQTQYAQALEQLSDLSYQSPDSLAPVSDALKLPVEHTEPFSRQGGSTELTKNKQVVNAAFSHDVLNLGNNSDPIQVDNDSVIVLRVNQHLPAAEKPLAEVKDFIVKKLALLNAEQQAKQLGTELLSDKEDESQQEKLMQMNQLQWHEVEKATRDTDKAEPAINDLAFSLPRVNSRDGRSLNNGNYVIVRLKQINDGELESLDKEQQASIAQQIESSYGVMDYDLYINDLVQTAKIGKPK; from the coding sequence ATGTTGCAGAAGCTGAACGAACGCATACAGGGTATTATAGCCTGGGTAGTTATTATTCTGATTGCTGTTACCTTTACCTTATTCGGAGTAGACTATTACATGCAATTCCATCAAGCTTCGGATGTCGAAGTTGATGTGAATGGACATCCGATTACTAAACAGGTTTTTGAAGTCAATTATCGCCGGATTCGTCAACAGCGTGACCCTTCTCAATTGACTGCTGCCAGTGAATCAGCGCTTAGAAAGCAAGTGCTCACTGCCATGATTACAAATGAAGTCAGTGTGCAAGCAGCCAGAAATGCAGGTTTTGAAGTGAGTAAAGAGCAAGCTGATGCTGCCATACTTAGCATTCCGCAATTTCAGCAAGATGGCCACTTTTCTCCCGAACGATACCAGCAAGCGTTAAGCGGTGCTATGTTTACCCCTGAATCATTTCAAAATGAAGTAAGACAAGGTATGTTGCTCAATCAACAACGCTTTGCATTCATTGGTACTGCGTTTGCCTTACCCAACGAAATTAAACGGTTCGTTAAGCTCTACATGCAAACCAGAGACTATGATTATTTAGAGATTCCCGCTTCTCTCTTCATGAAAAATAATCAAATTTCTGATGCGGCGATCAATGACTATTACCAGCATCATCAAAAAGAATTTTTGTCACCAGAAAAAGTAAGTATCGATTACGTTCGTTTATCTACCCAGCAAATCAAAGATAAAATTCAAATTACCCCTGATGACATAAAACGTTATTATGACGAGAATAAGGATAATTATCTTACACCTGCACAATGGCAAGTAGCACATATCCTTTTTGCAGTGCCAGAGGATGCTTCGGATGAGACACAAAATCAGATAAAACAAAAAGCGGATGAGACGTACCAAGCATTACAAAAAAATCCTACACAATTTAACGAGTTCGTAAAAACAAATTCTGATGATAAATTGTCAATCGCTAACCAAGGATTGCTTCCCTGGTTGGTTGCCGGTCAATCAGGTTTCGATAAAACATTGGCTAATCTAACCCAGCCAGGACAAATCTCACCTCCAGTGAAATCACCCCACGGTTATGAAATTTTTAAACTGGTTGCCTATAAACCTGCTACAGTAAAACCTTTAGCAGAGGTTGAGTTCAGTATTAAAGAGCAATTGCTCGCGGATCTTGCTCAGACTCAGTATGCCCAAGCTTTAGAGCAACTGAGTGATTTAAGTTATCAAAGCCCGGACTCTTTGGCGCCTGTTTCTGATGCTTTAAAGCTGCCAGTTGAGCACACCGAACCTTTTTCGCGTCAAGGTGGAAGCACAGAGTTAACTAAAAATAAACAAGTCGTCAATGCTGCGTTTAGTCATGATGTGTTGAATCTTGGCAATAATAGCGACCCAATTCAAGTGGACAACGACAGTGTGATCGTTCTGCGTGTGAATCAGCACCTGCCTGCAGCCGAAAAACCATTGGCCGAGGTCAAAGATTTTATTGTAAAAAAACTCGCTCTATTGAATGCTGAGCAGCAAGCAAAACAATTGGGTACCGAGTTGCTGTCTGATAAAGAAGATGAAAGCCAGCAAGAGAAATTAATGCAAATGAACCAACTGCAATGGCATGAGGTAGAGAAGGCCACTCGCGATACAGATAAAGCGGAGCCTGCCATCAACGATTTAGCTTTTAGCCTGCCACGGGTAAATAGCCGTGATGGCCGTAGCTTAAATAATGGCAATTATGTGATTGTGCGTTTGAAGCAAATCAATGATGGCGAATTGGAATCATTAGATAAAGAGCAGCAGGCAAGCATCGCTCAACAAATTGAATCGAGCTATGGGGTAATGGATTATGATTTATACATCAATGATCTAGTTCAGACTGCAAAAATTGGAAAACCTAAGTAG
- a CDS encoding HU family DNA-binding protein, translating to MNKSELIEAIASGSGVTKADASRVLETFMMTVTDALKRGDQVVLPGFGSFSTGNRSARTGRNPQTGATIEIKASRVAKFKAGKSLKEAVQEG from the coding sequence ATGAATAAGAGTGAATTGATTGAAGCAATTGCAAGTGGCTCAGGCGTAACAAAAGCAGACGCTAGTCGAGTTCTCGAAACTTTTATGATGACCGTCACTGATGCACTCAAAAGAGGCGATCAGGTTGTGCTGCCAGGCTTCGGTTCTTTCTCCACTGGCAATCGTTCTGCGCGTACCGGCAGAAACCCGCAGACAGGAGCAACAATTGAAATTAAAGCTTCAAGAGTTGCTAAATTTAAAGCAGGTAAATCTTTAAAAGAAGCTGTACAGGAAGGCTAA
- the lon gene encoding endopeptidase La, producing MSSESENEIMPSEKEVMSPLPVLPLRDVVVYPHMVIPLFVGREKSIKALEASMVDNKQIFLVAQRKSSNDDPGVDDVFNVGTVSSVLQLLKLPDGTVKVLVEGEQRARVKSYKLEQGFLEADLEPIEETNETLKEQEIEILMRSLMSQFEQYIKLNKKIPPEVLSSLASIEEPGRLADTIAAHLSLKVDDKQELLETIDIGTRLERLMAAIEGEIDLLHVEKRVRGRVKRQMEKSQREYYLNEQIKAIQKELGELGEEGNEIEQLEASIKKAGMPKEAKEKSLSELQKLKLMSPMSAEATVIRNYLDWMLSVPWKRKNKIQFDLRKAEKLLDKEHYGLEKVKERIIEYLAVQQRVKRLKGPILCLVGPPGVGKTSLGQSIANATGRTFIRIALGGVRDEAEIRGHRRTYIGSMPGKIIQKLCKAGVKNPLIMLDEVDKMAMDFRGDPASALLEVLDPEQNHTFNDHYLEVDYDLSDVMFIATANSLEIPAPLLDRMEVIRLAGYTEDEKIHIATSYLVPKQLVLNGLKPEEISIGESAIREIVRHYTREAGVRNLERDIASICRKVVKEILTGKRVKKVAVSRTNIEKYLGVKKFRYGLAEEFDQVGQVTGLAWTSVGGELLTIEASMMPGKGKTTHTGQLGEVMQESIQAAMTVVRSRAKSFGLTDDFYDKNDFHVHVPEGATPKDGPSAGIGMCTALVSVVTQIPVRADVAMTGEITLRGQVLPIGGLKEKLLAAHRGGIKHVIIPEENRKDLEEIPDNVLRKLTIHPVKTIEEVLALALQRSPIVKSAESTPSEVISRGTSKKSKNKDLHAH from the coding sequence ATGTCTAGCGAAAGCGAAAATGAAATCATGCCGTCTGAAAAGGAAGTAATGTCACCGCTACCCGTATTACCTCTTCGGGATGTTGTGGTGTACCCTCATATGGTCATTCCTTTGTTTGTTGGTCGGGAAAAATCCATAAAAGCGCTGGAAGCTTCGATGGTGGATAATAAACAGATTTTTTTAGTTGCTCAGCGAAAATCCTCCAACGATGATCCCGGTGTTGATGACGTGTTTAACGTTGGAACTGTTTCCAGCGTTCTACAATTACTAAAGCTTCCTGATGGTACAGTAAAAGTACTTGTTGAGGGGGAACAACGCGCTCGTGTTAAGTCTTATAAACTAGAGCAGGGTTTTCTCGAGGCGGATCTGGAACCAATTGAAGAAACAAACGAAACATTAAAAGAGCAGGAAATCGAAATTTTAATGCGCTCATTGATGTCTCAGTTTGAACAATACATTAAGCTCAACAAAAAAATACCACCTGAGGTGTTAAGTTCTTTAGCCAGCATTGAAGAACCGGGCCGTTTGGCAGACACCATTGCTGCCCACTTAAGTTTAAAAGTTGATGATAAGCAAGAATTACTTGAGACCATCGATATCGGTACTCGTTTGGAACGATTAATGGCTGCTATCGAGGGCGAAATCGATCTGCTCCATGTGGAAAAACGGGTGCGTGGACGAGTTAAACGCCAGATGGAAAAAAGTCAAAGGGAATATTATCTAAACGAACAAATTAAAGCGATACAAAAAGAGCTAGGCGAGCTTGGTGAAGAAGGCAACGAAATTGAACAATTAGAAGCTTCGATTAAAAAAGCAGGAATGCCAAAAGAAGCTAAAGAAAAGTCTTTATCTGAATTGCAGAAATTAAAGCTGATGTCACCGATGTCGGCTGAGGCGACAGTAATCCGCAATTACTTAGATTGGATGTTGAGCGTTCCTTGGAAGAGGAAGAATAAAATTCAGTTTGATTTACGCAAAGCGGAAAAACTCCTGGATAAAGAGCATTACGGCCTTGAGAAAGTTAAAGAACGCATTATCGAATACCTTGCGGTACAACAGCGGGTAAAACGGTTGAAAGGCCCAATCTTATGCTTGGTAGGGCCTCCGGGGGTAGGTAAGACCTCTTTAGGACAATCCATTGCTAATGCGACCGGTAGAACCTTCATCCGCATCGCCTTAGGTGGGGTAAGGGATGAAGCAGAAATCCGTGGCCATCGACGCACCTATATTGGCTCTATGCCGGGTAAAATCATCCAAAAATTGTGCAAGGCAGGGGTAAAAAATCCGCTGATCATGCTTGATGAAGTCGATAAAATGGCTATGGATTTTCGCGGGGATCCTGCTTCTGCCCTCCTCGAGGTGCTTGATCCCGAACAAAACCATACGTTCAATGACCATTACCTTGAAGTTGATTATGACTTAAGTGATGTCATGTTTATTGCAACTGCGAATTCGCTGGAGATTCCAGCCCCGTTGCTAGACCGAATGGAAGTTATTCGTTTAGCGGGTTACACCGAAGACGAAAAAATACACATTGCGACAAGTTATTTGGTACCAAAACAGCTCGTGCTAAATGGACTTAAACCAGAGGAAATTAGCATCGGTGAGAGCGCTATTCGCGAGATTGTCCGTCATTACACGCGTGAAGCAGGCGTACGTAATTTAGAACGTGATATCGCCAGCATTTGCCGTAAAGTAGTGAAAGAAATCTTAACAGGTAAGCGAGTCAAAAAAGTCGCTGTTTCGCGCACTAATATCGAGAAATACCTTGGCGTGAAAAAGTTCCGCTACGGTCTTGCCGAAGAGTTCGATCAGGTGGGTCAAGTGACAGGCCTCGCTTGGACCAGTGTTGGAGGAGAGCTGCTCACTATCGAGGCATCGATGATGCCGGGTAAGGGCAAAACGACACACACAGGCCAATTGGGCGAAGTGATGCAAGAGTCTATTCAGGCAGCGATGACGGTGGTTAGAAGCCGCGCGAAGTCTTTTGGCCTAACAGACGATTTTTATGATAAAAATGATTTTCACGTCCACGTCCCAGAAGGGGCAACACCTAAAGATGGCCCAAGTGCGGGTATTGGCATGTGTACCGCTCTTGTTTCTGTGGTCACACAAATACCCGTGCGCGCTGATGTTGCAATGACCGGTGAAATTACTTTGCGTGGCCAGGTCCTTCCGATAGGTGGTTTAAAGGAAAAACTCCTTGCTGCGCACCGCGGTGGAATTAAGCATGTGATCATTCCTGAAGAAAATCGAAAGGATCTCGAAGAGATTCCAGACAATGTCTTAAGGAAACTGACCATTCATCCGGTAAAAACCATTGAAGAGGTGCTAGCGCTCGCACTACAACGAAGTCCTATCGTAAAATCCGCTGAATCGACTCCCTCTGAGGTTATTTCTCGAGGAACTTCGAAAAAAAGTAAAAATAAAGATTTACACGCCCATTAA